From the genome of Psychroserpens ponticola, one region includes:
- a CDS encoding choice-of-anchor L domain-containing protein, whose translation MKKYILISMLFILAISINAQTYLQENFDVDIPADWIVTDEGGAMGDSWVSGLQGGANSLNGSNVAFVDSDANGDGIALIETLTSPVFDTTGSVLLYLDFDQYYNNNGAADFTIVEVFDGTNWVEVLNQAADIGAFDAPDTQHLDITAYSNAAMQIRFVYNDGDTWAWYWLLDNIIVYNSTCDYPSGFIVDNITDVSADLTWSTGGSESNWEVLVQAAGTGEPTGSGTATMINNSYPISGLTAITDYEVWVRSDCGVDGFSFWSGPINFSTFNTPPPAPVGVTCSTGSSSYVYTAEFDGLDGWTGDFGGADGTWEIPNDSGSFGTGADAAFSGTSFMNYEAGTSTTTASAVSPAIDLTSAVDGAELSFYMHAFGSDMGVLNVGVSDSAAGPFTNLFIWSGELQTDGAQPWVPIGINLDSYLGQTIYVEFSHTGIGGFEGDMSIDLVRVEACGSFCIAPSSIVVSNVGGTTADIDWNGNNGETSWEYVVLPAGSGEPTGSGTTVGSTTVNETGLDYSTDYEVWLRADCGSGVFSSWAGPINFTTTIQTEFAIDCTQAPTQINYCYLNNDTTNWTFTSSDGSPIRIVFNSGTIEGGFDDLSIYDGTDNTGALLFSSEGDDVFDFTGLTFDSVLGDSIYMEVNSDGSVSCESGARLEWDFIVSCATCVNPVATYSVVSNCVVGPEFFVEVDLTDLGSANTITLSDDQGSAPQTVGVTGVVTFGPFANNVPVVITVANDDDTNCEISSGALTQELCLDTVVDCSAGPIAGFLCYDNNDSITLTYTSSDGSPLNLTINSGEVEGDPFDFLLVTDGSGTPAGVLYNGEGNDGDISGLTFQSLTGVITIQVTSDGSVSCTSGSFPDGIDFTVACATCINPVATYQVVDDCANGNQFLIDVNVTSLGDATSLTISNNIDGLTEPVSATGIYQIGPFPFLVDVVVTINNDQDVNCVINSSAIQLLACPPENDNPCNATMAVVNADVSCDLITSGTLLEATPSGVPDGACAGDPDDDVWFEFVALNDIQIISILNINGGGFFQDIDHAVYEGTCGAPVELYCSDANASVTPVLTIGNTYYVRIFSADSDSVDYTFDLCIRPGSGNVLVDQTTYTPEELVIDVLIDSPCAQISNVTFSTGTNFGEDNGIGYFSNPDGGFPFEEGLLLTSGDASQAAGPNVNFVSSGTGAWTGDADLTAITGEVTNNATIIEFDFVPLNDELSFDFLMASEEYDMGTFECDYSDAFAFLLTDSNSVTTNLAVVPGTTDPILVTNIHPDNGACPAINEQYFGEYIPDNLPPISFDGRTDVFTAFSPVNIGEVYHIKLVIADARDNAFDSGVYLKAGSFDIGEVDLGGDITIAGGTAVCEDETIILDTSAPNVDHVWYKDGFVIPGEIASTLTVIEAGLYTVQIIFSPSCIIDDEVLIEFLPKPVVANTPDDLTACSTTNQAEFDIYDNTNVVLGVQSPTDFTVTYHESQAEADLDINNLMSPYPNTSNPQTIYIRIEDNATGCFETTNFELSISSPTHTAESVDLIGCDNDDDGIATFDLVTNDIHILNGQDASQFIVTYHTSQADAMDAIGALTSPYDSSGETIFVRVETLAFADCYVTNSFDLVIGTEPLTSFTTNFDYEVCPNATVPIIIAATPENYTESEVTINWYLENGLISNENGLTLPVIDAGDYEIEVIFNDTGCSNSTFITVIELPTCVIPQGISPNGDGKNEVFDLSSYGVTKLEIFNRNGVLVYTKKNYTNEWFGQTNEGDELPVGTYFYTMEYDNGKQRVAWVYIQREN comes from the coding sequence ATGAAAAAATACATATTAATAAGTATGCTTTTTATACTAGCTATTAGTATAAATGCCCAAACCTATTTACAGGAGAATTTTGACGTTGATATTCCAGCGGATTGGATTGTTACCGATGAAGGAGGAGCCATGGGTGATTCATGGGTTTCTGGTTTACAAGGAGGCGCAAACAGTTTAAACGGTTCCAATGTTGCATTTGTAGATAGTGATGCTAATGGTGATGGTATTGCACTAATAGAGACTTTAACTTCCCCTGTATTTGATACAACAGGATCAGTTTTATTGTATTTAGATTTTGATCAATATTACAATAATAATGGTGCAGCAGATTTCACTATAGTAGAAGTATTTGATGGTACCAATTGGGTTGAAGTATTAAATCAAGCAGCAGATATAGGAGCATTTGATGCACCAGATACACAGCATTTAGATATTACGGCTTATTCTAATGCAGCAATGCAAATAAGATTTGTATACAATGATGGAGATACTTGGGCTTGGTATTGGTTACTAGATAATATAATAGTTTATAATTCTACTTGTGATTATCCATCAGGATTTATTGTAGATAACATTACAGATGTTTCAGCGGATCTTACATGGAGCACAGGTGGTTCAGAGAGTAACTGGGAAGTTTTAGTTCAGGCTGCAGGTACAGGAGAGCCAACAGGTTCAGGAACAGCAACAATGATTAATAATTCTTATCCAATTTCAGGATTAACAGCGATTACCGATTATGAAGTTTGGGTTAGATCAGATTGTGGAGTTGATGGCTTTAGTTTTTGGTCAGGTCCAATTAATTTCAGCACATTTAATACACCACCACCAGCACCAGTTGGTGTTACCTGTTCAACGGGTAGTTCTTCCTATGTTTATACAGCAGAGTTTGATGGTTTAGATGGCTGGACAGGAGATTTTGGAGGTGCAGATGGCACTTGGGAGATTCCCAATGATTCAGGGTCATTCGGAACAGGCGCAGATGCAGCGTTTAGCGGCACTAGTTTCATGAATTACGAGGCAGGAACTTCAACAACTACGGCTTCAGCAGTAAGTCCAGCAATAGATTTAACAAGCGCAGTTGATGGTGCAGAATTATCTTTTTACATGCATGCTTTTGGATCAGATATGGGAGTTCTTAATGTAGGTGTTTCCGATTCAGCAGCAGGACCATTTACTAATTTATTTATATGGTCAGGCGAATTACAGACCGATGGAGCTCAACCATGGGTTCCAATAGGAATCAACTTAGATTCTTATTTAGGGCAGACGATATATGTAGAGTTTAGTCATACGGGAATAGGAGGATTTGAAGGAGATATGTCAATAGACTTAGTTCGAGTAGAAGCTTGTGGATCATTTTGTATAGCACCAAGTAGTATTGTTGTTTCAAATGTAGGTGGCACAACGGCAGATATAGATTGGAATGGGAATAATGGTGAGACTTCATGGGAATATGTAGTGTTGCCAGCAGGTTCAGGCGAGCCTACAGGATCAGGGACAACTGTAGGGTCAACGACAGTAAATGAGACAGGTTTAGATTACTCTACCGATTATGAGGTTTGGTTACGAGCAGATTGCGGATCAGGCGTATTTAGCTCTTGGGCAGGACCAATTAATTTCACAACAACAATACAAACAGAATTCGCAATAGATTGTACACAGGCACCAACCCAAATAAATTATTGTTATCTGAATAACGATACAACAAATTGGACCTTTACCTCGAGTGATGGTAGTCCAATACGAATCGTATTCAATTCAGGAACGATAGAGGGAGGTTTTGATGATTTATCCATCTATGATGGAACCGATAATACAGGAGCACTTCTATTTAGTAGTGAAGGAGATGATGTGTTTGATTTCACAGGCCTTACATTTGATTCTGTATTAGGAGATTCTATTTACATGGAAGTGAATAGTGATGGCTCAGTAAGTTGTGAATCAGGAGCGAGATTAGAATGGGATTTTATAGTTTCTTGTGCAACATGTGTAAATCCAGTAGCGACTTATAGTGTTGTTTCAAATTGTGTAGTAGGCCCAGAATTTTTTGTAGAAGTAGATTTAACAGATTTAGGATCCGCAAATACAATCACGTTAAGTGATGATCAAGGGAGTGCACCACAAACAGTAGGAGTAACAGGAGTGGTAACCTTTGGGCCATTTGCAAATAATGTACCAGTAGTAATAACAGTCGCAAATGATGATGATACAAATTGTGAGATCTCTAGTGGCGCATTGACTCAAGAATTGTGTTTAGACACCGTTGTAGATTGTAGTGCAGGACCAATAGCAGGTTTCTTGTGCTATGACAATAACGATTCAATAACTTTAACATATACAAGTTCAGATGGCTCACCTCTTAACTTAACAATAAATTCAGGAGAAGTAGAAGGCGATCCATTTGATTTCTTATTAGTAACAGATGGAAGTGGCACACCAGCAGGCGTATTATATAATGGAGAAGGAAATGATGGCGATATATCAGGTTTAACTTTTCAATCATTAACAGGTGTTATTACAATTCAAGTCACCTCAGATGGCTCAGTAAGTTGTACATCGGGATCATTTCCTGATGGCATTGATTTCACAGTAGCATGTGCAACGTGTATCAATCCAGTAGCAACTTATCAAGTAGTAGATGATTGTGCAAACGGGAATCAATTTTTGATAGATGTTAATGTGACTTCTTTGGGTGATGCAACATCACTAACAATTTCAAACAATATAGATGGATTAACAGAACCTGTATCAGCTACAGGAATCTATCAGATTGGTCCATTCCCATTTTTAGTAGATGTAGTTGTTACTATAAATAATGATCAAGATGTTAATTGTGTAATTAATAGTTCAGCAATACAATTATTGGCTTGTCCTCCAGAAAATGATAATCCTTGTAATGCTACAATGGCTGTTGTAAATGCAGATGTAAGTTGTGATTTAATAACATCAGGAACATTGTTAGAAGCAACACCATCTGGTGTTCCAGACGGAGCATGTGCTGGAGATCCTGATGATGATGTGTGGTTTGAGTTTGTAGCATTAAATGACATCCAAATTATATCAATTTTAAATATAAATGGAGGAGGTTTTTTCCAAGATATAGATCATGCAGTTTATGAAGGTACTTGTGGAGCACCAGTTGAATTATATTGTTCAGATGCTAATGCTAGTGTGACACCTGTATTAACAATTGGAAACACTTATTATGTAAGAATATTTTCAGCCGATAGTGACTCAGTAGATTATACATTTGATTTATGCATTAGACCAGGATCTGGAAATGTACTAGTTGATCAAACAACGTACACTCCAGAAGAGTTAGTGATTGATGTTTTGATAGACAGCCCTTGTGCCCAAATTTCGAATGTTACATTTTCAACAGGAACTAATTTCGGCGAAGATAATGGCATAGGATACTTTTCTAATCCAGATGGAGGTTTTCCTTTTGAAGAAGGTTTATTGTTAACCTCAGGTGATGCAAGTCAAGCAGCAGGACCAAATGTGAATTTTGTTTCAAGCGGAACTGGCGCATGGACTGGAGATGCAGATTTAACAGCAATAACTGGTGAAGTGACAAATAACGCTACCATAATAGAATTTGATTTTGTACCATTAAATGACGAGTTAAGTTTTGACTTTCTAATGGCTTCTGAAGAATATGATATGGGAACTTTTGAATGTGATTATTCAGATGCCTTTGCATTTTTGTTAACAGATTCAAATAGTGTTACTACAAATTTAGCAGTAGTACCTGGAACAACTGATCCAATTTTGGTAACAAATATTCACCCAGATAATGGCGCGTGTCCAGCAATTAATGAGCAATATTTTGGAGAATATATACCAGATAATTTGCCTCCAATTTCTTTTGATGGAAGAACAGATGTATTTACTGCATTTTCACCTGTAAATATTGGTGAAGTATATCATATCAAATTGGTAATTGCTGATGCGAGAGATAATGCTTTTGACTCTGGTGTATATTTAAAAGCGGGTAGTTTTGATATAGGAGAAGTAGACTTAGGTGGTGATATTACTATAGCAGGAGGAACAGCCGTTTGCGAAGATGAAACTATTATTTTAGACACTTCAGCTCCAAATGTAGACCATGTATGGTATAAAGACGGATTTGTTATTCCTGGAGAAATAGCCTCTACACTTACAGTAATAGAAGCTGGTTTATATACAGTTCAAATTATTTTTTCACCATCTTGTATCATTGATGATGAAGTTTTAATTGAATTTTTGCCTAAGCCTGTAGTAGCAAATACACCAGATGATTTAACAGCATGTTCAACTACAAATCAAGCTGAATTTGATATTTATGATAATACTAATGTCGTTTTAGGTGTTCAGAGTCCTACTGATTTTACAGTGACTTATCATGAGTCTCAAGCTGAAGCAGATTTAGATATCAACAATTTAATGTCTCCTTACCCGAATACATCAAATCCTCAAACAATATATATTAGAATTGAAGATAATGCTACGGGTTGTTTTGAAACAACAAACTTTGAATTATCCATTTCAAGTCCGACACATACAGCCGAAAGTGTTGACTTGATTGGATGTGATAATGACGATGATGGAATTGCAACATTTGATTTGGTTACAAATGATATTCATATATTAAATGGTCAAGATGCATCACAGTTTATTGTAACTTATCACACTTCTCAAGCTGATGCAATGGATGCAATTGGTGCCTTAACAAGCCCTTATGACAGTTCTGGAGAAACCATATTTGTAAGAGTTGAAACTTTAGCTTTTGCGGATTGTTATGTAACTAATAGTTTCGATTTAGTTATTGGTACTGAACCTTTAACTTCATTTACAACTAATTTTGATTATGAGGTTTGCCCTAATGCTACTGTGCCAATTATTATAGCTGCCACACCTGAAAACTATACAGAGAGTGAAGTTACTATTAATTGGTATCTAGAAAATGGTTTAATATCTAATGAAAACGGATTAACACTTCCAGTTATTGATGCAGGAGATTACGAAATAGAAGTCATTTTTAATGATACAGGTTGTTCTAATAGTACATTCATAACTGTTATAGAATTACCAACTTGTGTTATTCCACAAGGGATATCACCTAATGGCGATGGTAAAAATGAAGTCTTTGATTTAAGTAGCTATGGTGTTACTAAACTTGAAATTTTTAATAGAAATGGAGTGTTAGTATACACTAAGAAAAATTACACGAATGAATGGTTCGGACAGACCAATGAAGGTGATGAATTACCCGTTGGAACGTATTTTTATACGATGGAATATGATAATGGTAAACAAAGAGTCGCTTGGGTTTATATTCAAAGAGAGAATTAA
- a CDS encoding OmpA family protein — protein sequence MKKLLTLFTIVALSSLSLIAQNKNTKKADKHFSRFEFVEAAEVYAKLIEDGKGDTYVYSQLAESYYNVFNTQEAEKWYAKALETTDVPEMIFKYSQMLKANGKYEESNAQMAKFAKMRPSDDRAIAYTNNPDYLPKILEKGKKFNIQSLGFNTQYADFGGTLKDGKLYITSARNTNRKTYGWNEEPFLDIYELAKNEDGTYQAATLVEDKVNTKHHEGIVSFSPDGKTMYFSRESYFEREYEKDSITKVRYSLLHLFKATKLGDTWSNVEGFDINSKNYSVKNPSVSPDGKTLYFSSDMPGGFGMFDIYMSSINDDGSLGEPTNLGQKVNTHGQEMFPFISSNNTLYFSSNGHLGLGNMDVFHSKVVDGKMGPVRNIGIPINSSADDFAFNLDEETKEGYVSSNRDGGLGGDDIYGIKRIQPLNDVLIASTVVDSKTGEPINAVSVTLYDDQGNKVLSKIANSDGTVDFIIEADKDSELEIVMDGYVSQKVKVSATNDEEVKLSIMLDPIEVIVGPKEIILNPIFFEFDKSNVTAQAAFELDKLVQIMNKYPDMVINATSHTDSRGPASYNSKLSDRRAKTTVQYVISKGVDKSRISGMGKGESEPKVDCGSNCSEEDHQMNRRSEFIIVSGGPQAK from the coding sequence ATGAAAAAATTATTAACACTTTTTACAATAGTAGCATTAAGTAGCCTTAGCTTAATAGCTCAAAATAAAAACACAAAAAAAGCAGATAAACACTTCTCTAGATTTGAATTTGTTGAAGCTGCTGAAGTCTATGCAAAATTAATTGAAGATGGTAAAGGCGATACATACGTGTACAGTCAATTAGCTGAATCATATTATAATGTATTTAACACTCAAGAGGCTGAAAAATGGTATGCCAAAGCATTAGAAACTACAGATGTGCCAGAAATGATATTTAAGTATTCTCAAATGCTTAAAGCTAATGGTAAATATGAAGAATCAAATGCGCAAATGGCTAAGTTTGCTAAAATGCGTCCTAGCGATGATAGAGCTATAGCTTACACCAATAATCCTGATTACTTACCAAAGATTTTAGAAAAAGGCAAAAAATTCAATATTCAAAGTTTAGGATTTAATACACAGTATGCAGATTTTGGCGGTACATTAAAAGATGGTAAGCTTTATATTACTTCTGCTAGAAATACAAATCGTAAAACTTATGGATGGAATGAAGAACCTTTTTTAGATATCTATGAGTTAGCAAAAAACGAAGATGGTACATACCAAGCTGCAACTTTAGTTGAGGATAAAGTAAATACAAAACATCACGAAGGGATTGTCTCTTTTTCACCTGATGGTAAAACAATGTATTTTTCAAGAGAAAGTTATTTTGAAAGAGAATACGAAAAAGATTCAATTACTAAAGTAAGATATAGTTTATTACACCTTTTTAAAGCGACAAAATTAGGAGATACTTGGAGTAATGTTGAAGGTTTTGATATTAATAGTAAAAACTATTCTGTTAAAAACCCTTCTGTTAGTCCAGATGGTAAAACACTATATTTTTCTTCAGATATGCCAGGTGGTTTCGGAATGTTTGATATTTATATGTCATCGATCAATGATGATGGATCTCTAGGAGAACCAACGAACCTTGGGCAAAAGGTAAATACACATGGACAAGAAATGTTCCCATTTATTAGTAGTAATAACACTCTTTATTTTTCTTCTAATGGTCATTTAGGTCTAGGTAATATGGATGTATTTCATTCTAAAGTCGTTGATGGAAAAATGGGACCAGTTCGTAATATTGGAATCCCTATTAATAGTAGTGCTGATGATTTTGCATTCAATTTAGATGAAGAAACTAAAGAAGGATATGTGTCATCAAATAGAGATGGAGGATTAGGAGGCGATGATATTTATGGTATTAAAAGAATTCAGCCACTAAATGATGTGTTAATTGCAAGTACAGTTGTAGATTCTAAAACAGGTGAACCAATAAATGCTGTAAGTGTAACTTTATATGATGACCAAGGAAATAAAGTATTATCTAAAATAGCTAATTCTGATGGTACAGTTGATTTTATTATTGAAGCTGATAAAGATTCTGAATTAGAAATAGTAATGGATGGCTATGTAAGTCAAAAAGTCAAAGTTAGTGCTACTAACGATGAAGAAGTAAAACTTAGCATAATGCTAGATCCTATCGAAGTCATTGTAGGACCAAAAGAAATTATATTAAATCCTATTTTCTTTGAATTTGATAAATCAAATGTAACAGCTCAGGCTGCTTTTGAATTAGATAAATTAGTTCAAATTATGAACAAGTATCCAGATATGGTTATTAATGCTACTTCACATACAGATAGTAGAGGCCCAGCTTCATACAACTCTAAATTATCTGATAGAAGGGCAAAAACGACAGTCCAATACGTTATTTCTAAAGGTGTAGATAAATCTAGAATATCTGGAATGGGGAAAGGAGAAAGCGAGCCTAAAGTAGATTGTGGTTCAAATTGTTCTGAAGAGGATCACCAAATGAATAGAAGATCAGAATTTATTATTGTAAGCGGTGGACCACAAGCAAAATAA
- a CDS encoding PorP/SprF family type IX secretion system membrane protein translates to MKKLYIIVVFLIATQMYGQQDPQYTQYMYNMNVINPAYAGSRENLSFGLLYRTQWTGIDGAPETGTFFGHLRVGEKVGVGLSVISDQIGPVNETNAYADFSYTLKLGGPNRLAFGIKAGATFHDIGLGSLDLIDQGDDFFQDINSTTPNVGAGLFYYTNNYYLSFSVPNILNSVHLDANGNKLGTEASHYFLTGGYVFQLSKNTKLKPSFLVKSAFDAPTSYDVNLNALFFEKFEIGGSYRLDDSFSGLVNFAITPTIRIGYAYDAVTSDIKKYAPASHEFMLLFDLNFPKNVSRSPRYF, encoded by the coding sequence ATGAAAAAACTTTATATTATTGTTGTATTTCTCATTGCAACACAAATGTATGGACAACAAGATCCACAATACACACAGTACATGTATAACATGAATGTGATTAATCCAGCATATGCAGGATCTAGAGAAAATCTTTCGTTTGGATTATTATATCGTACGCAATGGACAGGTATAGATGGTGCTCCAGAAACAGGTACTTTTTTCGGTCACCTTCGTGTTGGAGAAAAAGTAGGTGTTGGTTTATCTGTTATTTCAGATCAAATTGGTCCAGTAAATGAAACTAATGCTTATGCAGATTTTTCTTATACCTTAAAGCTAGGAGGACCAAACCGTTTAGCTTTTGGTATTAAAGCAGGTGCTACATTCCATGATATTGGATTAGGCAGCTTAGATTTAATAGATCAAGGAGATGACTTTTTTCAAGATATTAACTCTACAACTCCTAATGTTGGAGCAGGACTATTTTATTATACAAATAATTATTATTTATCTTTTTCTGTGCCAAATATTTTAAACTCCGTTCATTTAGATGCCAATGGTAATAAATTAGGTACAGAGGCATCACATTACTTTTTAACAGGTGGTTATGTATTTCAATTATCAAAAAATACAAAGTTAAAACCATCATTTTTAGTTAAATCTGCTTTTGATGCTCCAACATCATATGATGTGAACTTGAATGCGTTGTTTTTTGAAAAATTTGAAATAGGTGGTTCTTACAGATTAGATGATTCGTTTTCTGGATTAGTTAATTTTGCTATCACACCAACAATTAGAATTGGGTATGCATATGATGCTGTAACTTCCGATATTAAAAAGTATGCACCAGCATCTCATGAGTTCATGTTATTATTTGATTTGAATTTCCCGAAAAATGTTTCACGTTCACCAAGATATTTCTAA